In Candidatus Sulfotelmatobacter sp., a genomic segment contains:
- a CDS encoding MoaD/ThiS family protein → MIRVELPQHLRTLAHVDREVHLEIEGPVTQRSVLDALEARYPMLRGTIREHGTQQRRPFLRFFACEEDLSHESPDAPLPEAVASGKELFLIVGAIAGG, encoded by the coding sequence ATGATTCGCGTAGAACTTCCGCAACACCTTCGCACGCTGGCGCATGTCGATCGCGAAGTCCATCTCGAGATCGAGGGCCCGGTCACGCAGCGCTCGGTGCTCGACGCGCTTGAAGCCCGCTATCCCATGCTGCGCGGCACGATTCGCGAGCATGGCACTCAGCAGCGGCGGCCTTTCCTGCGCTTCTTTGCCTGCGAAGAAGACTTGTCTCACGAATCGCCCGACGCCCCGCTGCCCGAGGCCGTCGCCTCGGGGAAAGAACTGTTTCTGATCGTCGGCGCCATCGCCGGGGGTTAG
- a CDS encoding ribulokinase has protein sequence MPIVAGVDFGTLSVRVSIVDSERGLLASAIAEYPLHRKRDDPDFATQSHEDHMRALAEATRGAVKAAGIAGDQVQSIALDTTGSSVIPVGEGMVPLDDYYLWCDHRGKQEAAQITELARLEKLEAIEWCGGVYSSEWGFAKLLHWLRHNPEKRAQFVSAFEHCDMVAATLCGIIDAKQVKRSVCAMGHKWMWNAALGGLPPESFLAKVDPLLAGARAKLEGEYATSDKIAGTLAPQWAEKLGLRAGIPIPVGAFDAHWDAIGAGAQPGDVVNVVGTSTCIIAYAPQAQLIPGVCGVVPGSVHPQFTGIEAGLSATGDIFSAIARRTNTTVEELSKGLENYRAGQTGLLRMTWDNGDRTVLVNPNLGGITLGWNLLHTAQDELFAAIEGTAFHTRVILDRMSEYGAPTQRVLNGGGIPQSNPVLNQVYANVLGRPVLVPSGKVTGLGSAIFAFVAAGIFKTIEEAQKKICPAHTVFEPQPETQDAYRDLYDLYRKIYFEFGRPADGSAFGHVLPKLIQIARG, from the coding sequence ATGCCTATCGTCGCAGGCGTAGATTTCGGCACACTTAGCGTGCGCGTCTCGATCGTCGACAGCGAACGCGGCCTGCTCGCCTCCGCGATCGCCGAATATCCCCTGCATCGCAAGCGCGACGATCCCGACTTCGCAACGCAATCCCACGAAGATCACATGCGCGCCCTGGCCGAGGCCACGCGCGGAGCGGTGAAGGCCGCGGGAATCGCGGGCGATCAGGTGCAGTCGATCGCCCTCGACACGACCGGCTCCAGCGTCATTCCCGTAGGCGAGGGCATGGTTCCTCTCGACGATTACTACCTCTGGTGCGATCACCGCGGGAAACAAGAAGCCGCGCAGATTACAGAGCTGGCGCGCCTCGAAAAACTGGAAGCCATCGAATGGTGCGGCGGTGTTTACTCCTCCGAATGGGGATTCGCCAAGTTGCTGCACTGGCTGCGCCACAACCCTGAAAAGCGCGCGCAATTCGTCAGCGCCTTCGAGCATTGCGACATGGTCGCGGCCACGCTCTGCGGAATCATCGATGCCAAGCAGGTGAAGCGCAGCGTCTGCGCCATGGGCCACAAGTGGATGTGGAATGCCGCGCTGGGCGGCCTTCCCCCGGAGAGTTTTCTAGCCAAGGTCGATCCCTTGCTCGCGGGCGCGCGCGCGAAACTCGAGGGCGAGTACGCCACGTCCGACAAAATTGCCGGCACACTCGCGCCGCAATGGGCGGAGAAGCTTGGCCTGCGCGCCGGCATTCCCATTCCCGTCGGCGCTTTCGATGCCCACTGGGACGCAATCGGCGCCGGCGCTCAACCCGGCGACGTGGTCAACGTGGTCGGCACCTCGACCTGCATCATCGCCTACGCGCCGCAAGCGCAGTTAATTCCCGGCGTGTGCGGCGTCGTGCCGGGCAGCGTCCATCCGCAATTCACCGGCATCGAGGCCGGACTCTCGGCCACCGGTGACATTTTCAGCGCCATCGCCCGCCGCACCAACACCACAGTCGAAGAACTGAGTAAAGGATTGGAGAATTACCGCGCCGGCCAGACCGGATTGTTGCGCATGACGTGGGACAACGGCGACCGCACCGTCCTCGTGAATCCGAATCTAGGCGGCATCACGCTGGGCTGGAATCTCCTGCACACCGCGCAGGACGAACTGTTCGCCGCCATCGAGGGCACGGCGTTTCATACTCGCGTAATTCTCGATCGCATGAGCGAATACGGCGCGCCCACGCAGCGCGTCCTCAACGGCGGCGGCATTCCCCAAAGCAACCCCGTGCTCAACCAGGTCTATGCCAATGTGCTGGGCCGCCCCGTGCTGGTGCCCAGCGGCAAGGTCACTGGACTTGGTTCAGCCATCTTCGCCTTCGTCGCCGCGGGAATTTTCAAAACGATCGAAGAAGCGCAAAAAAAAATCTGCCCGGCGCACACCGTCTTCGAACCTCAACCTGAGACGCAGGACGCGTACCGCGACCTCTACGACCTCTATCGCAAAATTTATTTTGAATTCGGCCGGCCAGCGGACGGCTCAGCCTTCGGCCACGTGCTGCCGAAGCTAATTCAGATTGCGCGCGGCTGA
- a CDS encoding nuclear transport factor 2 family protein — MKTIHIAAACLLLLASLATAQEMQQAAARSAAAPATSALESNVRNVWEAFKNKNKAALGASLSNDFRQMEEGNSGMADKKAEVASVDEFELTSYMLKDFNVKSLGTHSALVTYTAHYEGKTGGQLAKSDSIFGEVWVHEGAGWKALYIQETAIKQP; from the coding sequence ATGAAAACGATTCACATCGCTGCGGCCTGCCTGCTGTTGCTGGCTAGCCTGGCGACCGCGCAGGAAATGCAGCAGGCGGCCGCCAGGTCCGCAGCCGCGCCCGCGACCTCCGCTCTCGAATCGAACGTCCGTAACGTCTGGGAAGCCTTCAAAAACAAGAACAAAGCCGCCCTGGGAGCTTCGCTGTCCAACGACTTCCGGCAGATGGAAGAGGGCAATAGCGGAATGGCCGACAAGAAAGCCGAGGTTGCTTCCGTCGACGAGTTCGAGCTCACCAGTTACATGCTCAAAGATTTCAACGTCAAGTCGCTCGGCACTCACAGCGCCCTGGTCACCTACACGGCGCACTACGAAGGCAAGACCGGCGGCCAGTTGGCGAAATCCGACAGCATTTTCGGCGAGGTCTGGGTCCACGAGGGCGCGGGCTGGAAAGCTCTCTACATTCAGGAGACCGCGATCAAGCAGCCATGA
- a CDS encoding DUF6036 family nucleotidyltransferase, which translates to MLTGSFASAHYGSPRSTQDIDFVIEASAAELQTLIQSFPADKYYVDSDAALESHRRESLFNIIDIATGWKIDLIFRKSRPFSREEFGRRQLVNVQGLELFVASPEDMIVAKLEWARLADSQRQIDDVAAILRVRLNTLDRTYVEKWISELGLEQQWSAAKLASEVSK; encoded by the coding sequence ATGCTGACCGGTTCATTCGCCAGCGCACACTACGGTTCTCCTCGCTCGACTCAGGACATCGACTTCGTCATTGAGGCATCTGCAGCGGAGTTGCAAACCTTGATCCAAAGCTTTCCGGCTGACAAATACTATGTTGACTCGGATGCGGCGCTGGAAAGCCATCGTCGCGAGTCTTTGTTCAACATCATCGACATCGCTACGGGTTGGAAGATTGACTTGATCTTCCGCAAGTCACGCCCCTTCAGTCGTGAGGAGTTTGGACGTCGCCAACTGGTCAATGTGCAGGGGCTCGAGCTTTTTGTGGCAAGTCCTGAAGATATGATCGTCGCTAAGCTGGAATGGGCACGGCTGGCGGATTCGCAGCGACAGATCGATGACGTGGCGGCGATACTACGCGTTAGGCTGAATACGCTCGATCGTACATATGTGGAGAAATGGATTTCCGAATTAGGGTTGGAGCAGCAGTGGAGTGCTGCCAAGCTCGCATCTGAAGTCTCGAAGTAG
- a CDS encoding dienelactone hydrolase family protein produces the protein MKNFLAASLLLALTASAFAADGKPVTYKSGDETVQAILYTPAGKGPFPALIVIHEYWGLNDWVKEQASKLSDQGYVALAIDLYRGRVARTPDEAHELMRGVPEDRAKRDLHAAFEFLTSQPNVKKDRIGSIGWCMGGGYSLDVALQEPTLAATVINYGHLATDQDALKKINAPILGLFGGQDRGITPDDVHKFESSMKQLGKKIEVKIYDDAGHAFENPNNKDGYRPADAADAWQRTVDFLASTLKK, from the coding sequence ATGAAAAACTTTTTGGCCGCGTCTCTCCTTCTCGCGCTCACAGCTTCCGCCTTCGCCGCCGACGGCAAGCCCGTCACCTACAAAAGCGGCGACGAAACCGTGCAAGCAATCCTCTACACTCCCGCCGGCAAAGGACCGTTCCCGGCTCTCATTGTGATCCACGAATATTGGGGATTGAACGACTGGGTGAAAGAACAAGCCTCGAAGCTCTCCGACCAGGGCTATGTCGCGCTTGCCATCGATCTCTACCGCGGCAGAGTCGCCAGGACTCCCGATGAGGCGCACGAACTTATGCGCGGCGTCCCGGAGGACCGCGCCAAGCGCGACCTGCACGCCGCTTTTGAATTCCTCACCTCGCAGCCCAACGTGAAGAAAGACCGCATCGGCTCGATCGGATGGTGCATGGGCGGCGGCTACTCGCTCGACGTCGCTCTGCAAGAGCCCACGCTCGCTGCCACCGTGATCAACTACGGCCACCTCGCCACCGACCAAGATGCGCTCAAGAAAATCAACGCACCCATCCTCGGCCTGTTCGGCGGCCAGGACCGCGGCATCACTCCCGACGACGTGCACAAGTTCGAATCATCGATGAAACAGCTTGGCAAGAAGATTGAAGTCAAAATCTACGACGACGCCGGCCACGCCTTCGAAAATCCCAACAACAAGGACGGCTACCGCCCCGCCGACGCCGCCGACGCCTGGCAACGCACGGTCGACTTCCTGGCCAGCACGCTCAAGAAATAA